A region of Mugil cephalus isolate CIBA_MC_2020 chromosome 3, CIBA_Mcephalus_1.1, whole genome shotgun sequence DNA encodes the following proteins:
- the hdc gene encoding histidine decarboxylase: MQTEEYNRRGKELVDYITKYLGSIRERRVIPDVKPGYMKELLPDAAPTEPEDWENIFNDIEKVIMPGVVHWQSPHMHAYYPSLTSYPSMLGDMLADAINCVGFTWASSPACTELEMHVMDWLCKALGLPSFFLHHHPDSRGGGILQSTVSESTLVALLAARKDKILQLRAELDQDVDDSALNSRLVAYASDQAHSSVEKAGLISLVKIRFLPTDEQLSLRGDTLKQAIQEDRRMGLVPFMLCSTLGTTGVCAFDKLSELGPVCEEEGVWLHVDAAYAGSAYFCPELRWSLEGIEFADSFVFNPSKWMMVHFDCTAFWVKDKYKLQQTFSVDPVYLRHENSQAATDFMHWQIPLSRRFRSLKLWFVMRSFGLKNLQAHIRHGIEMAKLLECHIKSDPNFEVPAKRHLGLVVFCLKAGNALTQELLRRLTRSGTMYLIPADIHTKRIIRFTVTSQFTTADDILKDWGTISKTASTLLAETQALNDSDQLKPGDDEVMGDEENHVANPDAKANEKEDAASKLDKAQVELWIDKAWNRSRRPMRSLSCNSEPLPYTYIGPLSGCDSESRPSLKDAAGSLPVPSATGCGTMLKITEMPSNLLGKQVLKKLTKFYSVPSFCNPWVQCSRHQLCCPMKVSQAAQKHLSSTCRRMNCISSSPTANSPPSPTALETATAPKLL, encoded by the exons ATGCAGACTGAGGAATACAATCGCAGAG GTAAGGAGCTGGTGGACTACATCACCAAGTACCTGGGCTCCATCAGGGAGAGAAGAGTCATTCCAGATGTGAAACCGGGTTACATGAAGGAGCTTCTTCCTGATGCTGCACCTACAGAGCCAGAGGACTGGGAGAATATCTTCAATGATATCGAGAAAGTCATTATGCCGGGG GTGGTTCACTGGCAGAGCCCTCACATGCATGCCTACTACCCGAGTCTGACGTCATATCCCTCCATGCTCGGGGACATGCTCGCCGATGCCATCAACTGCGTGGGATTCACCTGG GCCTCGAGCCCAGCTTGCACAGAGCTGGAAATGCATGTGATGGACTGGCTGTGTAAAGCACTGGGGCTCCCGTCTTTCTTCCTGCATCACCATCCAGACAGCAGAGGTGGAGGTATACTGCAG AGCACAGTCAGTGAGAGCACGCTGGTTGCTCTGCTCGCAGCCAGAAAAGATAAAATCCTGCAGCTGCGAGCTGAACTTGACCAAGACGTGGACGACTCGGCCCTGAACTCAAGACTGGTGGCCTACGCTTCAGATCAG GCTCATTCCTCAGTTGAGAAGGCAGGTCTGATCTCCCTGGTGAAGATCAGGTTTCTGCCCACGGACGAGCAGCTGTCTCTGAGAGGAGACACCTTGAAACAAGCCATACAGGAAGACAGGAGGATGGGACTGGTCCCGTTCATG CTCTGTTCAACTCTGGGAACGACGGGAGTGTGTGCCTTCGACAAGCTATCCGAACTGGGACCAGTTT GTGAAGAGGAAGGAGTCTGGCTGCACGTTGACGCCGCGTACGCCGGCTCCGCATACTTCTGCCCGGAGCTGCGCTGGTCCCTGGAGGGCATCGAATTTGCGGACTCTTTTGTCTTCAACCCTTCCAAGTGGATGATGGTCCATTTTGACTGCACAGCTTTCTG GGTTAAAGACAAATATAAGCTCCAGCAAACCTTCAGCGTTGATCCTGTTTACCTCAGACATGAAAACTCACAGGCTGCCACTGACTTTATG CACTGGCAAATTCCTCTCAGTCGACGTTTCCGTTCTCTCAAACTCTGGTTCGTCATGCGCTCCTTCGGGTTGAAAAACCTCCAGGCTCACATCAGACAT GGGATTGAGATGGCAAAGCTCTTGGAGTGTCACATAAAGAGTGACCCAAATTTTGAAGTTCCAGCCAAGAGGCACCTAGGCCTGGTCGTCTTCTGTCTGAAG GCAGGAAATGCTTTGACCCAGGAGCTGCTGAGGAGACTGACCCGGTCAGGCACCATGTACCTCATCCCTGCAGACATTCACACCAAACGCATCATCCGGTTCACCGTGACCTCACAGTTCACCACCGCAGACGACATCCTCAAGGACTGGGGCACCATCTCTAAAACAGCCTCCACTCTTCTGGCTGAGACGCAGGCTTTGAATGACTCCGACCAGCTCAAACCAGGGGACGACGAAGTCATGGGAGACGAAGAAAACCACGTCGCCAACCCAGACGCTAAGGCCAATGAGAAAGAGGACGCCGCCTCCAAGCTGGACAAAGCTCAAGTGGAGCTGTGGATCGACAAGGCTTGGAATCGGTCTCGAAGGCCGATGCGCTCTCTCAGCTGCAACAGCGAGCCTTTGCCTTACACTTACATCGGGCCGCTGTCAGGCTGTGACTCTGAATCGAGGCCCAGTCTCAAAGACGCTGCAGGCAGCCTCCCCGTGCCATCAGCGACAGGATGTGGCACCATGTTAAAGATTACAGAGATGCCTTCAAATCTTCTGGGCAAACAGGTCCTGAAAAAGCTGACCAAGTTCTACAGTGTGCCCAGTTTCTGCAACCCATGGGTGCAGTGTAGTCGGCACCAGCTGTGCTGCCCTATGAAGGTTTCGCAGGCAGCTCAAAAACACTTGTCCTCCACCTGCAGAAGAATGAACTGTATCTCGTCCTCTCCCACTGCTaactctcctccctctcccaccGCACTGGAAACTGCAACAGCACCAAAGCTTCTGTAA